The DNA region TTGGCACGTTTCATTACCGCTTGGTGAATGTCCTCAAGCTCAGCGTCTTCTGGGGTACTAACTGTGACATCACAGTTGGGTTGCACCTTGATGGTAATACTTCGCTTTTTTCCTTGTTTGATAGGCTTACGCAGCACCTCATAGCTCACAGCCTCATCTCCATAGATGAAGCTGTATTCCTCTTTGTTACGTTCGTCAGAGAGTGTTGATGCCATTAATGGTGACCAGCTAAACCTAAGCGAGTGATTTGCACCACTTCTTCGGCAATGACTTGCGCTTTATCGACCCCTAAATCGGCTTTGTTTCCTAAATCGATTCAGCGAGCAAAGCTCCTCATAATCGTTTGAATATTAAACTACACGGTAAGTTTCAGGCATGCCTAGCCCAGTGAGTTTGTTCAACGCCTTTATCATCGCGTAAGTTTCTCCTACCTGACCGTTATAATTTCGCAGGCTCAATCTGCCACCAAGTAGTTGCTTCACTCTGTACATTGCTGTTTCTGAGATTGACCGCCGATGATAACCATACCGTTTTTTCCACTGTTTATTTGAACCATGAAGCTGTTGCCAACTGACCGCTAAGTTACGCGGATGACCTTGTTCCCAGAGCGCGGCGCCTTCCCTCGGTGGAATGAGTACTAAAGCCCGTTTTCTACGAACGGCATCGTGACAGGCTCTTGTGTCGTAAGCACCATCACCTGAGATATTGCGGATTTTGCGATGGGTTTGCTTGAGCAAATTCGGCATAACTTCAGCGTCAGTGACACCGGATAAACTCAGTTCCGCTGCAATAATTTCATGGCTATGGGTATCGACAGCGATATGCAGCTTACGCCACACGCGGCGCTTGCCATCTGTGCCATGTTTCTTCACTTTCCACTCACCTTCGCCATAAACCTTCAAGCCTGTCGAGTCGATAGCCAAGTGCTCAATGGTGCCACGCGTCTTGGTTTTAAAAGCAATCTTGACGGTTTTAGCGCGTTTGCTGATGCAAGTGTAATGTGGGCACGAAAGCGGAATATCAGCCAGTTTAAACACCGAGTTGATAAAGCCTTGTAACGCTCGTAGTGGCATCGAGAAAACACGTTTAACCATCAGCGCGGTGGTAATGGCTAAGTCGCTAAATACGCGTGGTCGACCTTTCCTTGGTTGCTCGGCCTTAGCTTTCCACTGGGCGATAGCGTCCTCATCAATCCAGAAGGTAAGTGAGCCACGATTGATCAGGGCTTGATTGTATTGCTTCCAGTTGATTGTTTTATATCGAGGTTTTGACACGATTGATGGGCGAGTTGATGGGCTATGTCGATCAGATCACCAGCTATGGTTTTAGTTCAACTGATTTAGGAAACAAAGCCGTTGCGACTGTAACGCCCGGCAATTGGCTGATTACTCGGCCAATTACTCGGGAATATCCAACTGGCGCTGGGCAGATGCTTTGCGCTTATAGGCCAGATCCAGACTGGCCAGCTCGCCATGAATGGCCAACAGTGCCTGGGCAAGTTGATAGATAAGCCAGCTGTAACCGCTGAGCGCAAAGTCTTGATGCGCCGCTTCCGGCGAGTCGTCGCTCGATTCAGATGGCAGTTGCTTAAGCAGCTGTTGCTGCAATTGATAACCAAGTCCCAAGGGGAGTTTAGGACAGTCGGGCGTGTTGCCGGCCACATAGTCCGCCAGATAGGCGAACTCTCGCTGCAGCCCACTGGCCACCTGCTTAACTCTGGCATAAGCCGCATCTTCTTCGGCCTTCCAGCGGGTGAGCAGCAGTAGTTCCAAAAGCGTGATCACCCTTATCTGTTTGTTGGCCAGCTCGGTTAGAGTCTGGGCCTCTTTCTTTAATGTTTGGCTTTCCCATTCCAGCGAAAATAGCAGCTTTTTCTGCGCCAGCACCGCCTTCATTGCCGTCTCCAGCGACTTACGGGCATTTTTCGGCTCTTCCTGGCCGGCATTGAGATGCTGCTCCAACACTTGGGTCATGATTTTCAGTGAACTTGCCAGTTGTGCCCGCCAGTCCTGTTTGGCCTTGATTGGCAGCACAAACAGGGAGACCAGCACGGCAATCACGCAGCCGATGAGAATATTGGCGGTACGCCACAGAGCTTCTGAGGTGTCGTGGTTGGCGTCACCTATCACTATGATCATGGTGAACCCAGCTACCAGATAGGCATAGCTGTAACGGCCGGCGTTGAGATAACAGACTATGCTGACCCCGAGGATCAGCAACCCCATCAGATCCCAATAGCCGTTCATCAAGATCACCAAAGAGACCCCATAAGCCGAGCCCAGGCAGGTGCCTACAGCCCGCTGCAGCGATTTTTCGATAGCGCCGCCACCTGTGGCAGGCCCATCATGATGATCACTATGGTGACCATACTCCAGACAAAATGAGGCAAAGACCAGATGGCGTTGATGGCGGCGGCAATAAACAGCGCCAAGGCCAGTTTTACCGTGTGTACGGCACGGGAATGGCGGTAGATAAAATCGGCGAAGGCGGAGGCTCTGGCAAACAGAGGCATGGCAGTGTCTCAAAAAATGTGGTTGACCGTCAGCGGAAATTATGCCAGAGATGCGCGGCGATAGCGTCTCGGGGATGAGCTAAAGATGCAAACTGGGAAGCTGAATTAGCGGCGGATAATATGGTTGTGAGCTGGGTCACGGCTATAGTGCTCTGGGAGTAAGCATCTTTGGCTCCGTCATGCTTTTTCTTCGCTAGATAAGCAGCTAAATCCAGCGTCTGACTTTTTGACAATACAAGCGGTAGCTGTCACCAAAGAGTTGCTGCATTGCCCGTTCTTCCGGAAGGATTTGAAAGCGTTGCAAATAAGCAACAAAAAGGGCGATTAAAAACAGTAACCAGAGACTGTTGAGAAAGACGGCCTGTGCCAGCAGCAAGAGTACAAACCCCAGGTACATGGGGTTGCGTGAGCAGCGGTAAATACCTGAGGTCACCAAGGCCGAACTCTGTTCCGGCACCCTGGGATCCGGCGTGGTTCCATGGCGTTTGAAGCTCAGTACTCCTGCCAAAGGAATAACCAGCCCAGCAGTCAACAGAGAAACAGCGAGCCCCAAACTAAAGGTCGGATGCAGGTTTGAAGAGGGTAAGTAATAGGATGTCAGTTGCAACAGTAGCGCAAACAGCAGCAAGAGCGCCAGGGGTGGCAGTTTCTTTTCCAGTCCGGACATGAATTACACGGTTTTGAGTATTAGGTATCGGTTAAGATGACATGGACAAGGTATTGAATACAAGGACATACCATTGGCTATTCCCGTTTTGGCGCAGCCGCGTTCTGTGCTTTGTGCCAACACCAGTCAGTTTGCCAGTCGATTTGACTGTGGCGATAAAAGACCCGGCCAGGTGCTCGGGTCTTTATCGAACTAAATATGCTTCAAGCGCGATCAGAAGGGAGCGTTGATATCCACCACGTTGATCAACTTGTGGTTGACGAACTCTTTCAGGCCTAAGTCGATCAGTTCACGACCATAGCCGGAGCGGCGGATGCCGCCAAAGGGCAAATCAGCCTTAACCATGGTGGGGTGGTTGACAAACATCATCCCGGTAGAGACTTGCTTGGCTACCGCCAGACCGCGCTGTTCATCGGCGGTGAACACAGAGCCACCGAGGCCGAAGGGCGAATCGTTGGCAATGGCAATCGCTTCCTGTTCATCCTTTGCCTTGAGGATCATGGAGACAGGGCCGAAGAACTCCCAATAGTAAGCCGGATTGTCCGGGGTCACATTGGTAAGTATGGTCGGCTGTACAAAAGCGCCTTGCTCCGGCACTTTGGGACCAACTTCGGTAGCTGTGGCACCATGCTCAACCGCTTCACGAATTTTCTGCTTCACTTCATCGGCAGCACCCTGGGAAGACAGGGGCGCCAGAGTCGTGTTCGGATCCATAGGGTCACCGGCTTTAAGCGCGGCTACGCCTTTGGTATAGCCTTCCATAAACTTGTCATAAATGGCTTCCACCAGGATCATCCGTTTGGATGAAACACATACCTGACCGGCATTCCAGTGACGGCCGAATACCGCCCAATCTATGGTTTTCTCAAGCTCGGCATCTTCCAGCACGATAAAGGCGTCAGAGCCGCCCAGCTCCAGAGTGGATTTTTTCAGCGCCTTACCGGCCTGAGAGGCAATAACGGCGCCTGCACCTTCAGAGCCGGTCAGAGCCACGCCATGTACCTTGGGTGAGTTGATGATCTGCTCGACTTGATCCCGGGTAGCATACAGGTTCTGGAAGGCGCCCTGTGGCAGTCCGGCATCCCGCATCAGGCTCTCAAAAGCGGCGGCGCACTGAGGCACATTGGAAGCGTGTTTCAGCAGCAGGGTGTTGCCGGCAGAAAGTTGCGGAGCCAAGATCCTGGCTATCTGGTAATAGGGGAAGTTCCAGGGTTCAATGGCCAGCAAGACCCCAAGAGGTTCATTGACCAGCAGCGCTTCCCCTTCGGCGGGATCGGCCACAGGCAGTTTCTGCGGTGCCAGCAGTCTCTCGGCATGCTCGGCATAGTATTCGAGGATCTGCGCCGACAGTTCTACTTCGGCCTCGGCCTCTCCAATGACTTTACCCATCTCTAGGGTCAGCAGCTCTGCATAGCGGCGCTTGCTGTCTCTGAGCAGGGCTGCAGCCCGATTGAGTATTTCAGCCTTGTTGGCAAAAGAGGTATTGCGCCAACTCAAAAAGGCCTGGTGGGCCGATTCAATTGCCTCTGTGACTTCGGCATCAGTGGCATTGGGAAATTCTTTGATGAGCTCTCCCGTGAAGGGATTGATCGTTGCATATGCCATGTGTTCCTCCCAGCGTTGCAAGTAATAGGGTATTGATGCCAACTCCTGGCATCGGGTGAAAATGTTTGAAGTTATCGTGGGTTTTGCCCCTCAGAGGCGAGTGGCAAGAAAAAGCTCAAACCTTTCTACGCTTTAAATGGCGACATTTGTGTGATCTTGATCGCATCAGTCGCCTGATGTCTACCGGTCGGTGATTTTTAATCCTTTTTTGTTAATTCTTTGTTTTTAAAAAACTTAAAAATAGCATTCACCAACAAAAATGCAACTTATCGTTTTGATCTTGCGCAAGGGAAGATGCAACCCCTCGCTTTCGGGAGAGAGGTTGCATCCTTTGTATCTTGTCAGTTCTGGTGGCTATAGCGTTCGGCCATGGCATTGGCTGCGATCATTGCCTGATAGACATCATCGGCACTGACCGCCATAGGCATATTGCCCATGGTATCGCCTTCGGCGCAGGCGATTTCGGCAACTTTACGCCACTCCTCCTCACGGAATTGTTTCAGCCCCATATCTGCCAGAGTCAGCGGCAAACCCGCGGTTTTAATGATGCGGACAACATTGTCGATTTCGCTCTGTGGGGCGTTTTCCAGCACCAGTTGGGTCAAGAGGCCAAAGACCACCTTTTCGCCGTGCTGGGCGTTATGCAATTCGGCAACTGCCGACATGCCGTTATTGACTGCGTGCGCTGCCGCCAGGCCACCGGCTTCGGCACCAACACCGCTTAAATAGATGGTTGCTTCTATGGTTTGCTCCAGCGCCGGGGTGACTATCTTATTGTTTACCGCATCCATGGCGGCGGCCACATTTTCACTGAGCAATTGATAGCACAGTTGTGCCAGACCAAGGCCGGTACGCGAAGGCTTTTTCAGCACCAGGTTGACACCGTCGGCTTGATAACAGGCCCTGGCTTCAAAGTAGGTGGCCAGGGCATCGCCTATACCTGCAGCGAAGAAACGCGCCGGCGCGGCAGCGATTATGCTGGTGTCGGCAATCACGGCATCCGGATTTTGTGGCAGGAACAGATAGCGTTCAAACTCACCCGCTTCGGTATAAATCACTGATAAAGCCGTACAGGGAGCATCGGTTGACGCTATGGTGGGGTAGAGAACGACAGGGTGCTTAAGGTGGAAGGCAACGGCCTTGGCGACATCCAGTGTCTTACCGCCGCCGACACCGACAATTACGTTGGCATGAGCCTGCTCAGCCAGGGCGACAAGACGCTGGATCTCGACTTCACTGCACTCGTAGTTGAATTTTTCCAGTTGGTTGTTGATGCCGTTTTGCTCAAGCCCCGTCAGGGCTTCGTTCTCAAGCCTGCTGAGAATAAACTCATCGGCGATAATAAAAGCATTGTCGCCGAAGTCATGCACATATTCGTGCATTTGCGACAATAAGCCTTTGCCAATAATGAACTTTTTGGGAGATGTGACGGTACGTGGAACTGCTGTGCTCATATGGCCTCCATTACATTCAGGCTCGGATCCTTGTTCAAAGAGACTCTATCACAGCCAAGATTTAATGCTATGGCGTAATCATCTGTTTTTTATTGGATTAACAGTAAAATAAACTGCAATGAGGTTTTGGTTCCTGGTCGAGGAACTGCCACTGGCCTTTTATTTGGAGAGGTTGCAGTGATGGATATTAAAAGGCTTTGTTTCCTAAATCGATTCAGCGAGCAAAGCTCCTCATAATCGTTTGAATATTAAACTACACGGTAAGTTTCAGGCATGCCTAGCCCAGTGAGTTTGTTCAACGCCTTTATCATCGCGTAAGTTTCTCCTACCTGACCGTTATAATTTCGCAGGCTCAATCTGCCACCAAGTAGTTGCTTCACTCGGCTTTGTTTCCTAAATCGCGCCAACACACAAAGCTCCCCCCTGCTGTTCACGTATTAGACAAAATACTGTGTTTCAGGCATACCTAGCTTAGTCAGTTTGTTTAATGCTTTTATCATGGCGTAAGCCTCCCCGACTTGAGCATTGTAATTTCTCATGCTCAAGCTGCCGCCGAGCAACTGCTTTATCCGATGCATGGCGGTTTCAGAGATTGAGCGACGATGGTAGCCATAGCGTTTCTTCCACTTTTTATTTGAGCCGTAAAGCTTTTGAAAACTCACGGCTAAATTGCGTGGATGCCCTTGTTTCCAATAGGCTGCACCATCGCGTGGAGGAATAAGGCT from Vibrio casei includes:
- a CDS encoding methyltransferase family protein gives rise to the protein MSGLEKKLPPLALLLLFALLLQLTSYYLPSSNLHPTFSLGLAVSLLTAGLVIPLAGVLSFKRHGTTPDPRVPEQSSALVTSGIYRCSRNPMYLGFVLLLLAQAVFLNSLWLLFLIALFVAYLQRFQILPEERAMQQLFGDSYRLYCQKVRRWI
- a CDS encoding NAD-dependent succinate-semialdehyde dehydrogenase; its protein translation is MAYATINPFTGELIKEFPNATDAEVTEAIESAHQAFLSWRNTSFANKAEILNRAAALLRDSKRRYAELLTLEMGKVIGEAEAEVELSAQILEYYAEHAERLLAPQKLPVADPAEGEALLVNEPLGVLLAIEPWNFPYYQIARILAPQLSAGNTLLLKHASNVPQCAAAFESLMRDAGLPQGAFQNLYATRDQVEQIINSPKVHGVALTGSEGAGAVIASQAGKALKKSTLELGGSDAFIVLEDAELEKTIDWAVFGRHWNAGQVCVSSKRMILVEAIYDKFMEGYTKGVAALKAGDPMDPNTTLAPLSSQGAADEVKQKIREAVEHGATATEVGPKVPEQGAFVQPTILTNVTPDNPAYYWEFFGPVSMILKAKDEQEAIAIANDSPFGLGGSVFTADEQRGLAVAKQVSTGMMFVNHPTMVKADLPFGGIRRSGYGRELIDLGLKEFVNHKLINVVDINAPF
- a CDS encoding FUSC family protein, yielding MVFASFCLEYGHHSDHHDGPATGGGAIEKSLQRAVGTCLGSAYGVSLVILMNGYWDLMGLLILGVSIVCYLNAGRYSYAYLVAGFTMIIVIGDANHDTSEALWRTANILIGCVIAVLVSLFVLPIKAKQDWRAQLASSLKIMTQVLEQHLNAGQEEPKNARKSLETAMKAVLAQKKLLFSLEWESQTLKKEAQTLTELANKQIRVITLLELLLLTRWKAEEDAAYARVKQVASGLQREFAYLADYVAGNTPDCPKLPLGLGYQLQQQLLKQLPSESSDDSPEAAHQDFALSGYSWLIYQLAQALLAIHGELASLDLAYKRKASAQRQLDIPE
- a CDS encoding IS5-like element ISSpu11 family transposase produces the protein MSKPRYKTINWKQYNQALINRGSLTFWIDEDAIAQWKAKAEQPRKGRPRVFSDLAITTALMVKRVFSMPLRALQGFINSVFKLADIPLSCPHYTCISKRAKTVKIAFKTKTRGTIEHLAIDSTGLKVYGEGEWKVKKHGTDGKRRVWRKLHIAVDTHSHEIIAAELSLSGVTDAEVMPNLLKQTHRKIRNISGDGAYDTRACHDAVRRKRALVLIPPREGAALWEQGHPRNLAVSWQQLHGSNKQWKKRYGYHRRSISETAMYRVKQLLGGRLSLRNYNGQVGETYAMIKALNKLTGLGMPETYRVV
- a CDS encoding glycerol dehydrogenase, whose product is MSTAVPRTVTSPKKFIIGKGLLSQMHEYVHDFGDNAFIIADEFILSRLENEALTGLEQNGINNQLEKFNYECSEVEIQRLVALAEQAHANVIVGVGGGKTLDVAKAVAFHLKHPVVLYPTIASTDAPCTALSVIYTEAGEFERYLFLPQNPDAVIADTSIIAAAPARFFAAGIGDALATYFEARACYQADGVNLVLKKPSRTGLGLAQLCYQLLSENVAAAMDAVNNKIVTPALEQTIEATIYLSGVGAEAGGLAAAHAVNNGMSAVAELHNAQHGEKVVFGLLTQLVLENAPQSEIDNVVRIIKTAGLPLTLADMGLKQFREEEWRKVAEIACAEGDTMGNMPMAVSADDVYQAMIAANAMAERYSHQN